TTGTTAAGCAGGTTCAGAACCTGAGCCTGAATACACACGTCAAGGGCGGATACCGGCTCGTCCAGGACTATAAACTCGGGAGAGAGGGCCAGAGAGCGGGCTATACCGACCCTCTGTCTTCTGCCCCCGTCGAGCTCGTGAGGATAGGCGTTTACCAGTCTCTGAGCCAATCCAACGGTGTCCATGAGATCCTTTACCTTCTTTATCCTGTCAGCGGATTTGGAGAAGACTTTGTTGACCAACAGAGGCTCGGAGATAAGCTCCGACACCGACAGTCGGGGGTTCAAGCAGGAATAGGGATCCTGAAAGACTATTTGTATCTTCTTTCTCATTTCCTTCATCCTGGAGTTAGAGAGCTTTAAAATATCATCTCCCCAGAACTTGACCTCTCCACTGGTGGCCTCCAGAAGACGGATCATGGCCCTCCCCAGAGTGGACTTCCCGCATCCCGATTCTCCCACCAAGCCAAGGGTCTCTCCCTTGAGTATGGAGAAGGAGACGTCGTCCACGGCGTGAAGCATCCCTCTTTTTGTGTGGAAGTATTTTTTTAAGTTTTTTACCTCCACTATAGGCTGTCCAGTGAGACTCATTATTTCACCTCCGTGGCGGCTGAATCTTCAAGCAGCTTCTTTCCCCATACGGGACAGGCGACGAAGTGCCCCGGTTCGATCTCCACCATCTTAGGGACCTCCTGAGAACAGGTCTCTAGGGCGTAAGGACACCTCGGGTGAAACGAACAACCGGAAGGGATATCGGTGGGGTCAGGCATAAGCCCCTTTATGACCTTGAGCTCGTCCTCGTCCTCGGTAAGATCGGGGATGGAGTTGAAGAGCCCTTCCGTGTAGGGATGGGCAGGACGGTTGAACAGAGCCTCGGTAGAAGCGTACTCAACGACCTTTCCGGCATACATTATGGCCACCTTATCGCACATCTCCGCAACGATACCCAGGTCGTGGGTTATCATGATGAGGGAGGTGTTGATCTTTCTACGGAGATCTTTCATAAGCTCGAGGACCTGGGCCTGGATCGTCACATCCAGAGCGGTAGTCGGCTCATCGGCAATAAGCAAAGCGGGGTTACAGGCCAGTGCTATGGCTATTACCACCCTCTGCTTCATCCCTCCGCTGAACTGGTGAGGAAAATCTCTGGCTCTCTCTTTTTTGATACCCACCATCTCCAACATCTCCACCGCCCTCTCAAGGGCCTGTTGCTCGGTGACGTCGTTATGGAGCAGTACCATCTCGGCTATCTGTTTATCCACCGTAATGACGGGGTTCAGGGAGGTCATAGGGTCCTGGAAGATCATGGAGATCTTTCCCCCTCTGATGGCTCTCATCTGGCTCTCGGTCTTAGAGAGCAGGTCCTCCCCTTCAAAGATTATCTTGCCTCCAATGACCTTGCCTGGAGGATCGGGAACCAGCCTCATAATACCGAGGGCTGCGGTTGTCTTTCCCGCTCCCGTCTCTCCCACGAAGCCGAGGTTTTCCCCGTATCCCAGGGAGAGATTCAGGTTTTCAACCGCGTGGACAGTGCCACTTTCGACGACGTAGTGAATGGTCAGGTCCTGTATATCGAGAATAAGTTTTTTATCGTCCATTTGAGTCATCCCCCGCTCCCTACCTTCTTAGTTTCGGATCAAGGACGTCCCTGAGGCCGTCACCGAGGAAGTTAAGGGCCAGAATGGTGATCATGATCGCCAGACCAGGGAATATGGTCATGTAGGAATAGTCCCTTATGTACTCTCTGCCGCCGGAAAGCATAGCACCCCACTCAGGAATCGGGGGCTGAATGCCGAGGCCGATAAACGAAAGTCCTGCGGCGGTCAGTATTGCACTGGCTACGCCTAGGGTACACTGAACTATAATCGGGGCAAGGCAGTTAGGGATAATGTGTTTAAGGATTATCCTGGAGTCGGAGGAACCGACAGCCTTTGCTGCCTCGACGAACTCCTGATCCCTCAGGGACAGCACCGAGCCCCTTATGATACGGGCATACTGTGGGGTGCTGGATATACCTACCGCCACCATCATGTTGTAGAGACCGGGCCCTAGGGAGGCGGCGATGGCTATAGCCAGGAGTATAGACGGTATCGCCAGGAGGATATCCATACATCTCATGATAATGTTATCTATCCTGCCGCCGTAGTAGCCCGCCACGGCTCCTAAAAAGCCACCGAAGATAACCGAGATGGAGACCGCTATCAGGCCGACCTGAAGGGATATCCTTGAACCGTAGATTATCCTGCTGAAAATATCCCTGCCGAACTCGTCGGTGCCGAAAAAATGTTCCTTGGAGGGAGCCTGAAAGGCGTCCATCAGGCTTTGCTGATCATACCTGTAAGGAGCTACAAAATCGGCGGTTAAGGCAAAAAATATCAGTAGCCCAACTATAAACAGGCCAAACATGGCCAGAGGACTTTTGCAAAGCCGCTTCCACATCCCCAGAAGCCCTGCTTCGCTTTTTACTTTCACGGAAGACTGTGCACTCATGTTATACCCTCCTCTACTTGTACTGTGCCCGGATCCTTGGATCGACGTAGGCGTAGAGAAGATCGACCAGAAGGTTCACCAAGCTGAAGGTGATGGCTATGAACAGCACTCCGCCCTGCACCATAGGATAGTCTCTCATCTTGATGGCCTCAACCATGAGGCGGCCGACCCCTGGGATGGAGAATATGGACTCGGTGAGAACCGCACCGGCCAGCAATGTGCCGAACTGGAGACCAACTACCGTAACGATAGGAATAAGGGCGTTGCCCAGAGCGTGCCGCCATATGACGATTCTCTCGATCTGGCCCTTTGACCTAGCGGTGCGAATGTAGTCCTGTCTGACCACTTCCAACATGCTGGAGCGGGTCATTCTGGTGATAACCGCCAGAGGGTTACAGGCCAAGGTCAGTGTCGGAAGGACCAGTGTAGCCCAAGAATCAAAGCCGGAAGAGGGGAACCACCGGAGTTTTACGGAGAAAAGAAGGATCAGTAACAGTCCCTGCCAGAATACCGGCATAGATAGACCTACTATGGCCAAAAATCGGGTTATATTGTCGAAAAAACTGTTCTGCTTTATTGCCGACAGAATGCCTATAGGTATACCAAAAAAGACCGCCGCTATGACGCAGCTGAGAGCGAGCTTGAGAGTCGCCGGAAACGCGCTCATTATCTCGTCGAAAACCGGCCTTCTGGTCATATAGGAACGACCTATATCGCCCTTTGTGACCGCCTTAACGACATAGTTACCGAACTGCACAAAAAAGGGGTCGTTTAGCCCCTCTTTTTCCCTGAATTCGTGAAGAGCCTCTTCTGTGGCCTGTTCTCCCATGACTATCCTGGCAGGATCTCCCGGGGTTAAATAAAGCAAAGTAAAAACAATAAAGGCGACTCCGAGCATAACCGGAATCAAAGAGAGAATTCTCTTAAAAACATATTTTATCACTGTTCATCCACCCTCCTGGACATGAGAGAAGCAGGAGCTAGGGATGCGGCTCCTGCTTCTCCCGTAGGATCGGTTATAGATACGGAGTTGTATTACTTAAATGACACACCAGCGAGGTTGTGGTATCCCCTGGCGTTGGGAATAAAGTTCTCTACTTCGTTGTTGACGCCGTAGAAGGTCTCCTCGGCGTAGAGGTAAAGGTAGGGGTTCTGCTCGTTAAGACGCTTCTGGATGTCTATGTAGAGAGCCTCTCTCTCAGGGCTATCGGGCATGGTCTTGCCTTTGTCGATAAGGGCGTCGATTTCCTCGTCGTGGAACTTAGCGTAGTTAGAACCACCGTCGGAATGAACGATACCGGACATGATGCCGTCTGGATCGACGCTAGAGATGGTCCAACCGAGGATGTACATATCGTGGTCACCCATCTTAAGGCCATCGAGGTACGCTCCCCACTCGAGGACTTTTGCCTCTACCTCTATGCCGACTTCTTTAAGCTGAGCCTGGAAAATCTGAGCCAGGTCGACTCTGGGCTTGTAGGCGTTGGACCAGATCTGAACCTTAAGGGGCAGCTTGACTCCCGCCTCGGCGAGGAGCTGCTTGGCTCTCTCTACGTCCCTCTTGGGCATAGGAGCGCTCTGGTCGGAATATTTGATGGTCTTGGGAACTATGCTGACAGGGGTCTCACCAGCACCACGGAAGACAGCGTGTCTGGCACCGTTGATATCGAGGGCCAACTTGACGGCCTCACGAACCCTGGGATCGTTCCAAGGCTCTTTGGCGGTGTTAAAGCCCATGAAGCAGGTGGAGTGCTGATAGGCGCTGATCACGCCGAGATCCTTGTTGTCCTTTACTCTGGAAACATCGGCGGTGGGGATAAGGTAAGCGACATCGACAGCGCCGGTCTCAAGCTCGATGGTACGGTTGACGCTCTCAGGGACGGAACGCATGACGAGGGTCTTGTAAGCGGGCTTGTCCCCCCAGTAATCCTCGAAACGCTCAAGAACCAGCTTGTCGTTCTTGACCCATTCTTTCATGGTGAAGGGACCGGTTCCCACGGGATTCATGGGATACATCTCGCCCTTCTCCTCGACGGCTCTCTGGTTGACTACGGCCATTGAGGTGTGAGCCATGGTGCCCCAGAAAGGGGTAAAGGGATACTTTATCTTGATGATAACGGTGTAATCGTCCTCGGCCACTACACTCTCGATTATCTCGGGATACTGCTTTATAGCAGATCCCAAGGGGCTCTTGGCCCTCTCGATGGAGTAGAGAACGTCAGCCGCAGTGAGAGGGTCGCCGTTATGGAACTTGACGCCCTTGCGGAGGACGAACCTGTAGGTCGTGGGGTCGATCTGCTCGAACTCCTCGGCCAACAGGGGGATAGGATTACCTTCATCGTCTAGGTCGATAAGGGTCTCGTTGATATGGCAGATAGCGCCGCTTGCGGCCACCTCGTTCTGGACGATGGGGTCAAGAGAACGCGCGTCGTAGATGTTGGCGATGGTCAGAGTATCCTTCGCCAGTGCGGGGATCGCCATGAGCCCCAAGAAAACCGCTGAGAGTACTACCCAGGTTAAGCCTTTGGTGCGCCTTGTTCCTTTCATTGCTTCATCTCCTCCTTTTGATTTATACCAGACAGGATGTACAGCCGATAGGCCAACACCTCTTCTGCTATCCTAACTTGACAGGGGTAGCTATTTAGCAGGGTACCTCTAAAAACTCTGAAAAAAACGCTTTTTACAAGCTCTTTCAGTAGATCAAGGCCTGCATTCAAAGTTGGATCCGTTTTACCATCCGTCCATAACTCTATCGGTTTTATCCGAATTTGTCAATTGTTCTTTTTTACCAGTCAAGCTGGGGCTGTCCGTCCACGAAAACCTGAACAGGTCGACTTCTCACGTCCAGCGGATCTCCCGACCATACGACCAAATCTGCATCCTTCCCCGATTCGATGGATCCGAGCCGATCCTCAAGCTCGAGGTGGCTTGCCGCCTCTATGGTGAGGGCCTTAAGGGCGGTCTGTTCGTCCAGTCCAGCTCTGACAGCCAGGGCCGCCGCCACAGGAAGGTTCTCTATAGGTATGACAGGATGGTCGGTTATGAGACAGAAGGGGACTCCCGCTTCCTTAAGGGCTAAGAGGGTATGCCATCCTTTGTCACGGACCTCCACCTTGGTCTTGCTGGTCGCCGTGGGGCCGACTGCGGCTTTTACCTTTTTCTCCGCAAGATAGTCCGCTATAAGATGGCCCTCGGTGCAGTGCTCTAAGGTGTAGCGAAGCTCGAACTCGTCGCATATCCTGATCGCCGTGCATATATCGTCCGCCCTGTGGCAATGGATCCTCATAGGCACGGTACGGTCGAGAACAGGAAGGAAGTTCTCCATTCCCTGATCCAAGGTGAAGTGTTCTCCCTTCTTCTCTGCCTGCTCCTTCTTGGCCCTATAATCTATGGCGTCACCTATGGCCTTTCTCATGCAGGCGGCGTTGCCCATTCTGGTGGATGGGAACCTTCCCTTGCCGCCCTGCCAGTTCACCGGGTTCTCGCCGAGGGCGGCCTTCATGCCCGAGTGAGCCCTTACCACCATTCTGTCCACTATGCTCCCAACGGGCTTCACTATTACACCTATCCCACCGATTATATTAGCGCTTCCCGGAAGTATCTGCATACAGGTTATACCAGCCTCTACCGCGTTGCGGAAAGCCTCGTCGGACGGGTTGATACCGTCGATGGCCCTGACGTGAGGCGTAACGGCGGAGGTATCCTCGTTCACTGCGTTCATGGCACCGGGAACACCTTCCTCGCATATTCCGGCATGGACGTGGGCGTCGATGAAACCTGGAGTGACGATCTTGCCCTCGACGTCCAAAACTGTAGCTCCCTCTGGGACCACTCCACCGGACTCTAGGGAGACTATCTTTCCCTTATCCAACACTATGGTTCCGTTCTCCACCACGCCACAGGTCACGGTAAACACCTTGGCGTTCACAATAGCTTTCACCTAAAAACCCCTCCCTTTGTTTTGGCACAAAACTCTCAGAACATTGTAGTCCAAAACACCTCCGAAAGAAATCATGTCCGACTAGAGGGACTATAGAAAAAAGCACCGCCCCCCTCAAATCAGGGAGGCGGTGCTTTTTTGATCGTTATCTACGGAAGAATATCACGGGCAAAGCCAGTAGCAACAATCCAGGGTGAAGCCCTACGGAGCAACCACCACCTCCGGTCGATGGATCAGGATCAGGCGTGGGACCAGGCTCAGGAGCAGGGGACTTTGCCTCCAGAGGGGCGGTCAGCAACCTCACGTCTTCCAAAACTCCATTAACAACCCTAGGATTCTCAAAAACTCCTCCGTCAAGCAGTTCAAATAACTGATCTGATGTGGAATAAACCGAAATCCATCCCTTTGAAGGCTGAGACGGGATCTCGTATTTGCCGGTCACATGGTTAAAAGCAAAGGTAACGGTACGCCTATATGTCCTATCAGATGACGAGACATCGGAAGAGCGGCTTAAAGTTACGCTGCTCTTGCCGGAATCGAGAGATATTTCCACGGTCTCTAGAATAGGGTAACGAGCTTCATCGGACACCAAAAGCCAGCTACCACTCTCGACGTCGGACAGACCCAGAAGGGACGCTATATCCGAGGAGGTTATGTCACAGCTTGTGATCTTGACGTCCGAAGGAGCTATAACCGGATCTCCAGAGACATTTCCTCCGGTTATATCGGATTTTTTGACGTAAACGCCGGAAACCGAGGAAGTCTCTCCTCCTGTAATTACTACTTCCCGGGAAACCGGAGTGTACCACTTATCCCCTGAGACATCCCCAAACTCCAGCCTGTAGGTTCCTCTGTCAATCGACCTCGCCACGTCGAATGAGGCCCATACCGCATCACCAGAAACCCTCCAACCTTGGGACAAGCTTTTAGCCTCCAGAGGAGAGGCGGTTACAGCGAGACTACCGACCTGTATTTCCTGGTAGATCCCCGACAGGGACCTAGAGGAGCCTGAGGTGAGGTTAATCCTCTCGGAGGAGGGTGTCGTCCATCCTCTGATCGGCCTGTAGGAAACCGTATAATCTCCAGGCGCAAGGGCAGCCAAAGAGGATCCTGAGTCGTTCCATACACCACCGCCGTCGACACTCCACTTAGCACCGGCGGACACCGCCGCCGCAGGGGTTATTGTGACCGACAGAGAAGCAGGAGCGGGAGAGCTTCTGCGAACAGCGAAGGCCTTAAGACACACGTTTGCCGTGGCCTCAACTGTGGTCGCATCGGTCCAGGAGCTGCCGTCTGCGGAGAAATAGCTCTGACCGGGGGAAGCCGATGCCTTGTCCGAATAGCCTACAAACCGTCTCTCAACCGCAATAGGGCTATCGTAACCGGGAGTCGTTAGCCTGACCACGACGGAAAAAGGCTGTCCTGAGTTCAGAGCCACCGATGACGCCAGAGGGATGGTGTAGTATCCGGGGGCCTGAAGGGTGCCGACCTGGCCATCAATGGCCTTCGTCCCGGAGATAGGACCAGAACCGGAACCAGTGTAGACCGATATGGAGTAGGAGTTGCCGACTCCGCCGGCGTAGAAGGACACCGCTCTTAGATCGGAGTCCTCGGATGCGGTGAAGACGTTAGCCATCCAGGCGGTATCGTTAGCCGATCCTGAGGGCTTAAACGACCCCGTCCATCCCAGAGGATCGTACTGATAAACCGTATCGTAGACAACAGGATCTCCACCTACGTAGGCAGCTCCTGTGTCTATTACAGCGTCGTAATAGGACAGATAGAAATAGCCCTTGTCTCCCCAGGTCGATCCCCATGAGTTTTTCACTATCCAGGCTCCATCATAGGGGGGGAGATTAGCGGAATTAAAATTGGATCTCGAGTAGTCATCGTCCCAACCTACAACCGTCACCGCGTGGTTAGCACTGCCCACGGACAGCCCATCGGAGTTTCCCGCCGGGATATAAGAGGCATAGGTCGAGGAATTGAAGTAGGGAGAATTATTCCAGTTCCCCGTCTGTGGGTCACCGGCGTACATTCCCACGGAGACCGCACCGTGGCTCATAAGGGCCTGCTTTATGTTCTCCACACTGGCTTTTTGATAGCGAGTGTCCGAATCATAGTAGAAGTAAAAGACATTCCGGAGAAATCTGCTCACCGGAGCGGACGCCGAAGGAGCGACCGCTCCATAAGGAGCGTCGACCTCGTTAACCGCACCGGTTCCCCTGGCCAGGAGGGCTATAGCCTTAAAATCGTCGCCACCACGATCCATTATCCCTGGGAAATCGGAGGCGGAGTAGTTGCCAAACCCCACCAAGGAAGGACTCTGATCGACGTAGCCAAAGTAGGCTACAAATTGCTCAGCGTAATCAGGGCTGGCCAGTCCCGCCTTTAAGGCAGTTGACTCCAGGGAAGCTGTCGCACTGAAAGTCCAGCAACTACCGTAGGGATTCTGATTTCTGACGGGAGTCACGAAACCCAGATCCCTGAGATCGTATGCCGCGGGAAAGCTCCCCCTCTTACCTTCCAATCCAGAGATAGGCACTCCCGCTAGGTGACTGAGGTCCACTGGCGATGGGGTCCTACCGTTGAGTGCATCTCCGGCTGAAAGCCCCTTACTCCTCTCCATATACCTCTGAAACGCCGGGTTTACAGGGGCCATCTCGTTTGACCAGGCCGAGGCGGACAGGGTCAACAAAAGAAGCGTCAACATCACTAAACCTTTTTTTATCTTCAACTCGCATCTCTCCCTTCTGTTGGTCGGCCAAAGGTCGACTGCACAACTTTCTGAATCTACACCATACTCTTCATTGAACACTATCTCCTAAGGGCTGTCAAGGCAGCGACAAGACCCTAAAAAAGGAGAGGATCTACCGATCGGCAGACCCTCTCACAAAGGCTAAAGCTCGTTCCACTCCTCTGGGTTGGCCAGTATGTGGTCCACCACAACCGAGCCGACCTTAAAACCGTTTGTCATGCCTATGGAGAACCCACCGGAGGAAGCGGCGAGGCTCTCCTTGACGGTCTGGCCAGGGTGAGGCCTGTCGAAGTTCACCACGTCCCTGATGACCAGATACCTGTTCAGATAACCGAAGTTGCGGAGGACCGCTGCGAAGGCGCTGTCCTCCATCTGGGTAACCATGTAGGTTCCAGCATCGTACTGGTCGCAGATATAGTCGGCTGTATCGGAGGATCCCTGACCGTGCCAGTAGGCGTCTCCGGTCACAGAGACACCCATCTGCACCGATGGAGCGGCCTTTGCCGCCTCCTGGGGATAAAGAGCCCTGTAGGCTACCGCTTTATCGTCGTCGGCCAGTTCAACCGACTTCGTGAGCTCGTAGGCCTTCTGGGCCAAGGCCCTGTTCAAGGGGATATAGCCAGCGTCCCTCAGGTCGTCCATCACCATAAAGACAGGCTCACCGGGTACGCCATCTGACTGCTTCCAGCTGTGCCCCAGCTCGTAGTCCACCACCGCATCGCACCACACCACCGATCCAAGGGTGCTTCTCTCAGGGGACGCACCGGCACAGCCGGAGGTCAGGAAATAGGCGTCACTGAAGTCGAAACGAGGATCTTTGAGAATAGCTGTGAGGGTAGCGGCGGCCTGTGCCTTGCCTATACCCGTCACCAGACCTGCCACGCCGGACTCCACCACGAACAGAGGGTAAGGAGCCCCAACAACTTCATAGGGCTGGCCCTCCGAAAGGTATCCCTCGTACCAGTGCTGAAACTCACCGGCGAAATCCCCGGTGTTCTCCCCCACCTCGAACATCGCCATAACAAGGACCTTAACTTTGACGGGCTCACCGGCAAAGGCGGAGCCAACCAACACCATAACCGCTAAAAGCGCACCGAACAAACTACGTTTGAACTTAGCCACCACGAACACCCCTTACTTTTATTTGTATCGACAAGAATATGTCAACTTTGCTTTTCGGTCAAGGGGTTACCACGTCGCGATCGTTCCGTCGGCCCTGGGTTCGGTGGCTCCGACAAGGCTGCCATCGGAGGTCCTGAAAACCATCTGGCCCCTTCCGAAGGAGTCGGAGTTCAGCGATACGGACACTCTGTGCCCCAACCTCTCCAGGGCCTGAGCGAGGTCCGACGGAAACGACGGCTCCACCGTGACGTTAAGTCCACCGGTCCACTGCCACCTGGGGGCGTCCAGGGCCTCCTGGGGGTTCATCCGATGATCCAGCAATCCCGTCAGCACCTGCAAATGGCCCTGTGGCTGCATATAGGCCCCCATGACCCCAAAGGGACCTATAGGCTCGTCACCTCTGGTGAGGAATCCGGGGATTATAGTGTGATATGGCCTCTTGCCGGGGGCCAGCTCGTTTGGATGTCCCGTCTCCATGGAGAAGCCTAAGCCCCGGTTGTTGAGGGCTATACCGGTTCCGGGGACGACGACCCCTGAGCCAAACCCTGTGTAGTTGCTCTGGATGAGGGACACCATGGTCCCGTTGCCATCGGCGACCGCCACGTAGACCGTTCCACCGCTGTGGGGATCCCCAGCCTCGGGGCGAGCCGCCCTTTCCCCTATCAGATCCCTACGGGATGCCAGATAGTCCGGGGAAAGGAGCTCCTCCACGGGAATATCCCCTCTGTCTGGATCACAGATATACCGCTGACCGTCGGCGAAGGCCAGCTTTATCGCCTCAATCCTGCGATGGACGGCGAGAGGATCGTTCCACTCCCCAGGCTCCACACCGTCCAAGATCCCAAGGGCCAGAAGGGCTACAAGCCCCTGTCCGTTAGGGGGAAGCTCCCAGACCGTGGTGTCCCTGTAGTTGACCGAGATTGGCTCGACCCACTTGGGCCTGTAATTCCCGAGATCGGGAAGATCCAACAGCCCACCGGTTTTTTTAGAAAAAGCAGCTATCCTCTCGGCGATCTCCCCTCTGTAGAAGGACTCTCCGTCGGAGTTGGCGATAGCCTCCAAGATCCTTGCGTGGTTGTGAAAGACCACGATCTGGCCTGGCTTAGGGGAACGTCCCTCGGGCAAAAAGGTATCGAACCACGATGCCAGTTCAGGGTTGTCCGCCTGTTTGCCGTATTTTGTCGCTGCGAGGCTCCAGTTATGGGCTACCACAGGGGGAACAGCGACACCAACCCTGGCCAGATCGATAGCTGGGGCGAGAGACTCGGACAGCCCAAGCCGACCCAGCCTCTTGGAAAGGGCGGCCCAGGCTCCTACCGCCCCAGGGACGCAGACCGGAAGCCATCCCGTCTGAGGCAGACGATCCAACCCACTTCTTTTGAGCAGATCTTTGGTCAGGAGCTTAGGAGACGGGCCGCTTCCGTTCATGCCGTACAGCCTGCCGTCCTTCCAGACTATGGCAAAACAGTCGCTCCCGAGGCCGTTGCTGGTGGGCTCCACCACCGTAAGGGCGGCGGCTGTAGCCACCGCTGCGTCGACGGCGTTGCCGCCCTTTTTAAGCACATCCAGACCGGCCTGAGCCGCCTGGGGATGGGTCGTTGCCACCATCCCTCTGGATCCGTACACCAGGGATCTTCTCGATGGATAACGATAACGATGAGGATCTATTCCTTTAATCATAAAGTCAACCTCCTTCGTTTTGTCCTATCAGGCATGTACAAACACCTCTACCAGGAGT
The uncultured Dethiosulfovibrio sp. genome window above contains:
- a CDS encoding lectin like domain-containing protein, whose product is MKIKKGLVMLTLLLLTLSASAWSNEMAPVNPAFQRYMERSKGLSAGDALNGRTPSPVDLSHLAGVPISGLEGKRGSFPAAYDLRDLGFVTPVRNQNPYGSCWTFSATASLESTALKAGLASPDYAEQFVAYFGYVDQSPSLVGFGNYSASDFPGIMDRGGDDFKAIALLARGTGAVNEVDAPYGAVAPSASAPVSRFLRNVFYFYYDSDTRYQKASVENIKQALMSHGAVSVGMYAGDPQTGNWNNSPYFNSSTYASYIPAGNSDGLSVGSANHAVTVVGWDDDYSRSNFNSANLPPYDGAWIVKNSWGSTWGDKGYFYLSYYDAVIDTGAAYVGGDPVVYDTVYQYDPLGWTGSFKPSGSANDTAWMANVFTASEDSDLRAVSFYAGGVGNSYSISVYTGSGSGPISGTKAIDGQVGTLQAPGYYTIPLASSVALNSGQPFSVVVRLTTPGYDSPIAVERRFVGYSDKASASPGQSYFSADGSSWTDATTVEATANVCLKAFAVRRSSPAPASLSVTITPAAAVSAGAKWSVDGGGVWNDSGSSLAALAPGDYTVSYRPIRGWTTPSSERINLTSGSSRSLSGIYQEIQVGSLAVTASPLEAKSLSQGWRVSGDAVWASFDVARSIDRGTYRLEFGDVSGDKWYTPVSREVVITGGETSSVSGVYVKKSDITGGNVSGDPVIAPSDVKITSCDITSSDIASLLGLSDVESGSWLLVSDEARYPILETVEISLDSGKSSVTLSRSSDVSSSDRTYRRTVTFAFNHVTGKYEIPSQPSKGWISVYSTSDQLFELLDGGVFENPRVVNGVLEDVRLLTAPLEAKSPAPEPGPTPDPDPSTGGGGCSVGLHPGLLLLALPVIFFRR
- a CDS encoding ABC transporter ATP-binding protein, which encodes MTQMDDKKLILDIQDLTIHYVVESGTVHAVENLNLSLGYGENLGFVGETGAGKTTAALGIMRLVPDPPGKVIGGKIIFEGEDLLSKTESQMRAIRGGKISMIFQDPMTSLNPVITVDKQIAEMVLLHNDVTEQQALERAVEMLEMVGIKKERARDFPHQFSGGMKQRVVIAIALACNPALLIADEPTTALDVTIQAQVLELMKDLRRKINTSLIMITHDLGIVAEMCDKVAIMYAGKVVEYASTEALFNRPAHPYTEGLFNSIPDLTEDEDELKVIKGLMPDPTDIPSGCSFHPRCPYALETCSQEVPKMVEIEPGHFVACPVWGKKLLEDSAATEVK
- a CDS encoding amidohydrolase, which gives rise to MKAIVNAKVFTVTCGVVENGTIVLDKGKIVSLESGGVVPEGATVLDVEGKIVTPGFIDAHVHAGICEEGVPGAMNAVNEDTSAVTPHVRAIDGINPSDEAFRNAVEAGITCMQILPGSANIIGGIGVIVKPVGSIVDRMVVRAHSGMKAALGENPVNWQGGKGRFPSTRMGNAACMRKAIGDAIDYRAKKEQAEKKGEHFTLDQGMENFLPVLDRTVPMRIHCHRADDICTAIRICDEFELRYTLEHCTEGHLIADYLAEKKVKAAVGPTATSKTKVEVRDKGWHTLLALKEAGVPFCLITDHPVIPIENLPVAAALAVRAGLDEQTALKALTIEAASHLELEDRLGSIESGKDADLVVWSGDPLDVRSRPVQVFVDGQPQLDW
- a CDS encoding purine nucleoside permease, whose translation is MAKFKRSLFGALLAVMVLVGSAFAGEPVKVKVLVMAMFEVGENTGDFAGEFQHWYEGYLSEGQPYEVVGAPYPLFVVESGVAGLVTGIGKAQAAATLTAILKDPRFDFSDAYFLTSGCAGASPERSTLGSVVWCDAVVDYELGHSWKQSDGVPGEPVFMVMDDLRDAGYIPLNRALAQKAYELTKSVELADDDKAVAYRALYPQEAAKAAPSVQMGVSVTGDAYWHGQGSSDTADYICDQYDAGTYMVTQMEDSAFAAVLRNFGYLNRYLVIRDVVNFDRPHPGQTVKESLAASSGGFSIGMTNGFKVGSVVVDHILANPEEWNEL
- a CDS encoding oligopeptide/dipeptide ABC transporter ATP-binding protein translates to MSLTGQPIVEVKNLKKYFHTKRGMLHAVDDVSFSILKGETLGLVGESGCGKSTLGRAMIRLLEATSGEVKFWGDDILKLSNSRMKEMRKKIQIVFQDPYSCLNPRLSVSELISEPLLVNKVFSKSADRIKKVKDLMDTVGLAQRLVNAYPHELDGGRRQRVGIARSLALSPEFIVLDEPVSALDVCIQAQVLNLLNNLQKEFGYTYVFISHNLSVVKHVSDRIAVMYLGSMVELTDYRSIFKDPLHPYTQALLSAIPIAKMDVDRSKRIILEGDVPSPIEPPAGCRFAGRCRYRQERCTSETPELRQIDPGRWVACHYAKELKETV
- a CDS encoding ABC transporter permease is translated as MSAQSSVKVKSEAGLLGMWKRLCKSPLAMFGLFIVGLLIFFALTADFVAPYRYDQQSLMDAFQAPSKEHFFGTDEFGRDIFSRIIYGSRISLQVGLIAVSISVIFGGFLGAVAGYYGGRIDNIIMRCMDILLAIPSILLAIAIAASLGPGLYNMMVAVGISSTPQYARIIRGSVLSLRDQEFVEAAKAVGSSDSRIILKHIIPNCLAPIIVQCTLGVASAILTAAGLSFIGLGIQPPIPEWGAMLSGGREYIRDYSYMTIFPGLAIMITILALNFLGDGLRDVLDPKLRR
- a CDS encoding ABC transporter substrate-binding protein — its product is MKGTRRTKGLTWVVLSAVFLGLMAIPALAKDTLTIANIYDARSLDPIVQNEVAASGAICHINETLIDLDDEGNPIPLLAEEFEQIDPTTYRFVLRKGVKFHNGDPLTAADVLYSIERAKSPLGSAIKQYPEIIESVVAEDDYTVIIKIKYPFTPFWGTMAHTSMAVVNQRAVEEKGEMYPMNPVGTGPFTMKEWVKNDKLVLERFEDYWGDKPAYKTLVMRSVPESVNRTIELETGAVDVAYLIPTADVSRVKDNKDLGVISAYQHSTCFMGFNTAKEPWNDPRVREAVKLALDINGARHAVFRGAGETPVSIVPKTIKYSDQSAPMPKRDVERAKQLLAEAGVKLPLKVQIWSNAYKPRVDLAQIFQAQLKEVGIEVEAKVLEWGAYLDGLKMGDHDMYILGWTISSVDPDGIMSGIVHSDGGSNYAKFHDEEIDALIDKGKTMPDSPEREALYIDIQKRLNEQNPYLYLYAEETFYGVNNEVENFIPNARGYHNLAGVSFK
- the nikB gene encoding nickel ABC transporter permease encodes the protein MIKYVFKRILSLIPVMLGVAFIVFTLLYLTPGDPARIVMGEQATEEALHEFREKEGLNDPFFVQFGNYVVKAVTKGDIGRSYMTRRPVFDEIMSAFPATLKLALSCVIAAVFFGIPIGILSAIKQNSFFDNITRFLAIVGLSMPVFWQGLLLILLFSVKLRWFPSSGFDSWATLVLPTLTLACNPLAVITRMTRSSMLEVVRQDYIRTARSKGQIERIVIWRHALGNALIPIVTVVGLQFGTLLAGAVLTESIFSIPGVGRLMVEAIKMRDYPMVQGGVLFIAITFSLVNLLVDLLYAYVDPRIRAQYK